Proteins found in one Quercus robur chromosome 2, dhQueRobu3.1, whole genome shotgun sequence genomic segment:
- the LOC126714053 gene encoding uncharacterized protein LOC126714053 produces the protein MLKRTVSEKSVLLKHKKNKEAQTNVKNNRFLITVNVVGSVGPIRFVVNEDDLVAGVIDTTLKSYARLGRLPVLGSDVNNFFLYPAAKFETLNPWERIGTHGERNFGLYKKKSESQITKEMSEMIDQKGSGRLKDWVNRSLSFKVLSH, from the exons atGTTGAAGAGGACCGTGTCAGAGAAATCAGTGCTGCTGAAGCATAAGAAGAATAAAGAAGCTCAAACAAATGTGAAGAATAACAGATTCTTGATCACAGTCAATGTTGTTGGAAGTGTAGGACCAATAAGGTTTGTGGTGAATGAGGATGATCTTGTTGCTGGGGTCATTGACACTACTCTCAAATCATATGCACGCTTAGGCAGGCTTCCGGTCCTTGGTTCCGATGTCAACAATTTCTTTCTCTATCCGGCAGCCAAATTCGAGA CTTTGAATCCATGGGAACGGATAGGAACTCATGGGGAAAGGAACTTTGGGCTTTACAAGAAGAAGAGCGAGTCGCAAATTACGAAAGAGATGTCAGAGATGATAGATCAAAAGGGAAGTGGGAGATTGAAGGATTGGGTTAACAGGTCCCTTAGTTTCAAGGTATTATCTCATTAA
- the LOC126714052 gene encoding uncharacterized protein At4g22758-like codes for MKSNVVTEKMVQQNQKKNNDSLNVKKNNNSPKAKGVKGNRFLITVNVLGSAGPMRFVVNEDDLVSGVIDTSLKTYAREGRLPVLGSDVNDFILHCADVGFDALNPGESIGARGGRNFLLCKKQRQPQMTEARSEMIAKKRSGSWKEWLNKSFNKRILTH; via the exons atgaagAGCAACGTTGTTACTGAGAAAATGGTGCAGCAGAATCAAAAGAAGAATAATGATAGCCTAAACGTGAAGAAGAATAATAATAGTCCAAAGGCGAAGGGTGTGAAAGGTAATAGATTCTTGATTACAGTCAATGTTCTTGGAAGCGCAGGACCAATGAGGTTTGTGGTGAATGAGGATGATCTTGTTTCCGGGGTCATTGACACTTCTCTTAAAACCTATGCCCGCGAAGGCCGCCTTCCAGTTCTTGGTTCTGACGTCAACGATTTCATTCTCCATTGTGCTGATGTGGGATTCGATG CTTTAAATCCAGGGGAATCAATAGGTGCCCGTGGAGGGAGGAACTTTCTGCTGTGCAAGAAACAGAGGCAGCCACAGATGACAGAAGCGAGGTCGGAGATGATAGCTAAAAAGCGAAGTGGGAGCTGGAAAGAATGGCTTAACAAGTCCTTTAACAAAAGGATATTGACTCATTAA